A genome region from Labilibaculum antarcticum includes the following:
- a CDS encoding ABC transporter permease: MFKNFFITLFRNFSRNKFYTTINIVGLSLGLMCTILILLFVQDELSYDKYNVNHERIIRLGSDFTLSGKRDRVATSPLPFGPTFAEEFPEVEQFVRFQGSGRQQFKYDDKEFYEERIAFVDSSVFTIFSFPLLKGDPDKALTQPYSIVLNETLADKYFNGEDPIGKLLLVGENVAYTVSGVMKDLPSNSHFKYNAFYSMKTLESIRGAEQFNSQQPISFWSFNNYTFLLLKENSESDAILEKFPAYYEKYMKELGDQLGVKYKLIIQHLGDIHLRSQLQWDAPTGNIKYIYILTAIAIFILSIASINYMNMATARSTKRAKEVSIRKVVGAQRENIIRQFMLESVSLTVFALIVALICVELVLPLFNQLVNKDLILSVVDTPEVILFNVILAVLVGLFSGSYPALYLSSFQPVFILKGRNGKSGANGFLRKILVISQFTISAIMISGTIIVASQFLYMNNMDLGFNKKDVLVASIRDTVFRTRMDAFKMELKKNPNIKGVTTSSSLIGFGGSKTVHLFESDEGMAQYALNFNVVDFDYIDVMEMDVLKGRKFNREIPSDTANSFIVNQAAAVKFNWGDNSLGKKLQLGLKIEGVEDGGEVQLGEVIGVIRDFNYQPLKNLIEPMNLVVSENPDYRRNLHVKINSKNRKETITYIEKVWNQFCPNMSFGYFFLDDRMKENYEPEERLTWIFSIFSLISILIASMGLFGLSSFMAEQRNKELGIRKVLGAPVVKLVYLLTGEFIRLILFANLIAVPISYWALSAWLNDFPYRISIGIWVFVATLIISLVIGLFTVAWQSFRAANADPIKAIKYE, from the coding sequence TCATACGATAAATACAATGTAAATCATGAACGGATCATTCGTTTGGGATCGGATTTTACATTGAGTGGAAAGAGAGACCGTGTTGCGACATCACCTTTGCCATTTGGACCAACCTTTGCCGAGGAATTTCCTGAGGTAGAGCAATTTGTTCGTTTTCAGGGCTCAGGAAGGCAGCAGTTTAAATATGATGATAAAGAGTTTTATGAAGAGCGTATCGCTTTTGTTGATTCTTCGGTATTTACCATTTTTAGCTTTCCATTGCTAAAAGGAGATCCCGATAAAGCTCTTACTCAGCCTTACTCAATAGTCTTAAATGAAACTCTGGCTGATAAGTATTTTAACGGCGAAGATCCTATAGGAAAGTTGTTGCTTGTTGGTGAAAATGTAGCCTATACTGTTAGCGGAGTAATGAAAGATCTTCCTTCGAATAGCCATTTTAAATACAATGCTTTTTATTCCATGAAAACATTGGAAAGCATTCGGGGAGCAGAGCAATTTAACAGTCAGCAACCAATCTCATTTTGGTCATTTAACAATTATACTTTTCTGCTTTTAAAAGAAAACTCAGAGTCTGATGCCATCTTGGAAAAATTTCCGGCTTACTACGAGAAATACATGAAGGAGCTTGGCGATCAGTTGGGTGTTAAGTACAAATTAATTATACAACACCTTGGTGATATTCATTTAAGATCGCAGTTGCAATGGGATGCCCCAACCGGAAATATAAAATACATTTATATCCTTACAGCAATAGCCATTTTCATATTGTCCATAGCCAGTATAAACTATATGAATATGGCAACTGCACGATCAACGAAACGGGCAAAAGAGGTTAGTATTAGAAAGGTTGTAGGTGCGCAGCGCGAAAATATTATTCGTCAGTTTATGTTGGAGAGTGTATCGCTAACTGTATTCGCTCTTATTGTTGCTCTTATATGTGTTGAGTTAGTATTACCTCTGTTTAATCAATTAGTAAATAAGGATTTAATTTTAAGTGTTGTGGATACCCCGGAGGTAATCCTGTTTAATGTGATTCTTGCGGTTCTAGTAGGTCTTTTCTCAGGAAGTTACCCTGCTCTTTATTTGTCCTCCTTTCAGCCGGTATTTATTCTAAAGGGAAGGAATGGTAAAAGTGGCGCAAATGGATTTCTTCGGAAAATACTTGTGATTTCACAGTTTACGATTTCAGCCATAATGATCAGCGGAACTATAATTGTTGCATCTCAGTTTCTATATATGAATAATATGGATTTGGGATTTAATAAAAAAGATGTTCTTGTTGCTTCAATTCGAGATACTGTATTTCGTACCAGAATGGATGCTTTTAAAATGGAGTTGAAGAAAAATCCAAATATTAAAGGTGTCACAACTTCAAGTTCTCTAATTGGTTTTGGAGGTTCGAAAACTGTTCATTTGTTCGAGAGTGATGAAGGAATGGCACAGTATGCATTAAATTTTAATGTCGTTGATTTCGATTATATCGATGTGATGGAAATGGATGTACTGAAAGGGCGGAAATTTAATAGGGAGATTCCATCGGATACGGCGAATTCATTTATTGTTAATCAGGCTGCTGCGGTTAAATTTAATTGGGGTGATAATTCCTTAGGGAAAAAACTTCAGTTAGGATTGAAGATTGAAGGCGTTGAAGATGGTGGAGAGGTTCAATTGGGAGAAGTGATTGGAGTGATAAGAGACTTTAATTATCAGCCGCTTAAAAATTTAATTGAACCAATGAATCTTGTTGTTTCGGAGAATCCTGATTATCGAAGAAATTTACACGTGAAAATAAATTCTAAAAATAGAAAAGAAACCATAACATATATAGAGAAAGTTTGGAATCAATTCTGTCCAAATATGTCTTTTGGATACTTCTTTTTAGATGATCGGATGAAAGAAAATTACGAGCCGGAAGAAAGATTAACCTGGATTTTTTCAATTTTTTCTTTGATAAGTATCTTGATTGCATCTATGGGACTTTTTGGATTGTCTTCTTTTATGGCTGAACAACGTAACAAGGAGTTGGGGATTCGAAAAGTGTTGGGTGCGCCGGTAGTTAAATTGGTGTATCTGCTAACGGGTGAATTTATAAGATTAATTCTGTTTGCTAATTTAATAGCAGTACCGATTTCCTATTGGGCGTTAAGTGCTTGGTTAAACGATTTTCCATATCGTATATCAATAGGCATTTGGGTGTTTGTCGCGACTCTTATTATTTCCTTGGTTATTGGTTTGTTTACAGTTGCGTGGCAATCGTTTAGGGCAGCAAATGCAGATCCAATCAAAGCAATTAAATACGAATAA